The following are encoded together in the Pygocentrus nattereri isolate fPygNat1 chromosome 3, fPygNat1.pri, whole genome shotgun sequence genome:
- the nsmce2 gene encoding E3 SUMO-protein ligase NSE2, which yields MSLSSIQPTLSTLKTCQVDIGTGMDIVSDVALDLVEAQGTDDSPSLRKLEQMMLECATLDREINCFVESVEQMTARVRHEPPHAMFTLLDSVKDRFSELMAEDADIQRHSKVVAFRDSIRKSVSQGNQMAAANVEEELDEDIAVTQSQTNFTCPLTQVEMVNPVRNKKCQHYYDQEAALAMIKTKHNNKKKFRCPVVGCGNMDVKQSDLELDLVMKRMIQNHKRQSGKS from the exons ATGTCGCTAAGTTCAATACAGCCCACATTGTCTACCCTGAAGACATGTCAGGTCGACATTGGAACAGGAATGGACATCGTGTCAGACGTTGCTTTGGACCTGGTCGAAGCCCAAG GAACCGATGACAGTCCGAGTTTGAGAAAACTGGAGCAGATGATGTTGGAATGCGCCACACTGGACAGAGAGATAAACTGCTTCGTGGAGTCTGTTGAGCAGATGACCGCTCGA GTGAGACATGAACCTCCACATGCCATGTTCACACTGTTGGACTCTGTAAAGGATCGCTTCTCTGAACTCATGGCCGAAGATGCAGACATTCAAAGGCACAGCAAGGTGGTGGCCTTCAGGGACAGCATCAGGAAATCTGTCTCACAAG GAAATCAGATGGCAGCTGCTAATGTGGAAGAGGAGCTGGATGAAGACATCGCTGTAACACAGAGTCAGACAAACTTCACATGTCCTCTTACCCAG GTTGAGATGGTGAATCCAGTGAGAAATAAAAAGTGCCAACATTACTACGACCAAGAAGCTGCACTGGCCATGATCAAGACCAAGCACAACAATAAGAAGAAGTTTCG CTGTCCTGTTGTTGGCTGTGGGAACATGGATGTAAAACAGTCAGATTTGGAACTGGACCTGGTGATGAAGAGAATGATCCAGAACCATAAGAGGCAGAGCGGAAAGAGTTGA
- the tomm40 gene encoding mitochondrial import receptor subunit TOM40 homolog yields MGSVLAASSPNPPASGSGGTQVGPGLVTVPPGFTMPPVSPAQSSTGQPGTETESSLPNPGTFEECHRKCKEVFPLQMEGVRLVVNKGLSNHFQVSHTVTLSTIGDSGYRFGATYVGSKQTGPAESFPVMVGDMDNTGSLNAQVIHQLTTHIRSKVAMQTQQHKFVNWQCDAEYRGDDFTAAVTLGNPDVLVGSGIIVAHYLQSLSPALALGGELVYHRRPGEEGTVTSLVGRYTGNNYVATLTVGGAGAHASYYHKASDQLQVGVEFEASTRTQETSVSFGYQVDLPKANLQFKGSLDSNWVVGATMEKKLVPLPLSLALGAFLNHRKNKFQCGFGVTIG; encoded by the exons ATGGGCAGTGTGTTGGCTGCCAGCTCCCCAAACCCTCCCGCTTCGGGGAGTGGTGGCACCCAGGTGGGCCCAGGGCTGGTGACAGTGCCTCCAGGGTTTACCATGCCCCCAGTTTCTCCAGCCCAATCCTCCACAGGCCAGCctgggacagagacagagtccTCTTTGCCCAACCCAGGGACATTTGAGGAATGTCATCGGAAGTGCAAAG AAGTCTTCCCATTGCAGATGGAGGGTGTGCGGCTGGTTGTTAACAAGGGGTTGAGTAATCACTTCCAG GTTAGCCACACAGTTACGCTTAGCACCATTGGAGACTCTGGTTACAGGTTTGGAGCCACATATGTTGGGAGCAAACAGACAGGACCTGCTGAG TCTTTTCCTGTAATGGTTGGTGACATGGACAACACAGGCAGTCTCAACGCACAGGTTATTCATCAGCTGACAACACACATACGCTCCAAAGTGGCAATGCAG ACACAGCAACACAAGTTTGTGAACTGGCAGTGTGATGCAGAATACCGTGGAGATGACTTCACTGCTGCTGTAACTCTCGGCAATCCAGACGTCCTTGTTGGATCTG GTATTATAGTGGCCCATTACCTTCAGTCTCTGTCACCTGCTTTGGCACTGGGTGGTGAGTTGGTTTACCACAGGAGACCAGGAGAGGAGGGTACAGTGACCTCATTAGTGGGCAGGTACACAG GTAACAACTATGTGGCCACATTGACGGTTGGAGGAGCTGGTGCACATGCTTCATATTACCACAAAGCCAGTGACCAG TTACAGGTCGGGGTGGAGTTCGAGGCTAGCACACGGACACAAGAAACCAGTGTGTCCTTCGGCTATCAGGTGGATCTCCCCAAAGCTAATCTTCAGTTTAAAG GTTCCTTAGACAGTAACTGGGTGGTAGGGGCCACAATGGAGAAGAAGTTGGTCCCCCTCCCTCTGTCGCTGGCTCTCGGCGCCTTCCTCAACCACCGCAAGAACAAGTTCCAGTGCGGCTTCGGCGTCACCATCGGTTAG